A portion of the Vigna unguiculata cultivar IT97K-499-35 unplaced genomic scaffold, ASM411807v1 contig_604, whole genome shotgun sequence genome contains these proteins:
- the LOC114172476 gene encoding chaperone protein dnaJ 72-like translates to MDHYRVLGLHRTATKEEIKTAFKKLAFQFHPDKHSQSPRAIRENATIRFKQVSEAYEVLMDDRKRADYNFRRSSGDPGRSNHYSQYSYGYSRSGSRYEYKPGSGGGGGLASNFEMALRILTGRSSILYLGFAAAILCGIVVIDSSRESLWRMQNSGKSFEEAMKSIEKAKAYREDNMKERP, encoded by the exons ATGGATCACTACAGGGTTCTCGGCTTGCACCGAACCGCGACCAAGGAGGAAATCAAAACCGCTTTCAAGAAATTAGCTTTTCAGTTTCACCCGGACAAGCATTCCCAATCACCGAGGGCCATTAGGGAAAATGCCACAATTCGATTTAAGCAGGTATCGGAGGCCTACGAGGTCCTTATGGATGACCGAAAGCGAGCCGACTACAATTTCCGGCGGAGCTCGGGCGACCCCGGCAGAAGCAACCACTATTCTCAGTACAGCTACGGATACAGTAGGAGCGGGAGCAGGTACGAGTACAAACCTGGGtctggtggtggtggtggcttaGCTTCCAATTTTGAAATGGCTCTTCGAATTTTGACGGGGCGGTCTTCAATTCTCTATCTCGGCTTCGCAGC GGCTATATTATGCGGGATAGTTGTCATTGATTCAAGCCGAGAATCCTTATGGAGAATGCAGAATTCTGGG AAATCTTTTGAAGAAGCCATGAAGTCCATTGAGAAAGCCAAAGCTTATAGAGAAGATAACATGAAGGAACGTCCTTGA